ACAGAAACAGAAGAGCGCATCTTAAAACATTTAGAAGAACACAGCAAACATATTACTACGCTCATTGTTACGCATCGCGTATCCTCAGCAAAAAATGCAGATCAGATTATTGTCTTAGATCAAGGTGTGATTATTCAGGCGGGAACACACGAAACTTTGATTAATCAACAAGGATATTATGCGGAGTTACATGAAAAACAATTGAAAGAAAAAGAAATAGTGTAAAAAGTTGGTTTATTAGGATTTTTTTTAGACTTTTGAAAGCTATATATACAAATCAATTAATTGATAGAAGGATTATGAGAGATAACGAAATGTTAGAAAAAGAAGAGATTTTCTCGAAAGTATTGAGAGCGGGTAGAAGAACTTATTTCTTTGATGTAAGAGCTACAAAAGCTGATGATTACTACATAACCGTAACTGAAAGTAAAAAATTCACAGAAGACGATGGATCATTCCACTTTAAAAAACACAAAATCTATTTATACAAAGAAGATTTTGCTGCATTTAAAGACATCTTAGATGAAATGACAGAATACGTAGTAAATCATAAAGGTGAAGAAGTTATTTCTGAAAGACACCAAAAAGATTTCAAAAAAGAATATCAAAAAGAAGATGATGATTCAGTAAACAGTTTTACAGACGTAGAATTTGATGATATTTAATCTTTTATATAAAAATAAATACGAAAGTTCAACCCGATGGGTTGAACTTTTTTTTTATCTTTGTATCATCATAATAGGCAATGATGTCTGCCTCGAACCGCCTTGTAGCTGATGACGTCTAGTATACTATAGTTTATATAATCTATACAAAGCCGTTATGAATACAAGTAAAAAAATTAAAGACTTTCTTTTCCATTCCCCGAACAAACCTTTCGTTTGGGTCGTTTTAAGTTTACTTATTGGTAGTTTAATTGGTAGTGCCTCTGCCCTATTTCTATTTGTTCTCGAATACGTTACAACAGTACGTCAAGCAAATCCACTTTTCTTATTTGGACTTCCTGTTGGAGGATTTTTTATTGGCTGTTTGTACTACTATTTTGGGGGGAATGCAAACAAAGGCAATAACTTATTAATTCAAGAATACCATCACCCGGTAGCAAAAATACCATTTAAAATGGCTCCTTTTGTTTTAGTAGGTACTTGGGTTACCCACTTATTTGGGGGCTCTGCTGGTAGAGAGGGAACTGCGGTACAAATGGGAGGTGCAATCGCTGATCAATTCACAAAACTGTTCAAACTAGGGGCTACAGATCGACAAGCGATGCTCTTGATGGGGATTGCAGGCGGATTTGCTTCTGTTTTTGGAACTCCATTAGCCGGAACGGTATTCGCTTTAGAGCTCATGGTTGTTGGTCGTAATAAGTACACCTATATCTTACCTTTGCTTCTTACTTCCATTGTTTCGCATTATGTATGTTTAGCTTGGGGTATCACGCATACAGTTTATACAGTAGATTGGGTTCCTACTTTGGAACTCTATACACTACTGAAGGTGAGTACAGCAGGTGTGTTATTTGGGTTAACAGCCATTCTATTTGTGAAATCAACAGATACTATTTCTCATTTTGCATCCAAGTATATTAGCTATCCTCCTTTGCGTCCATTTTTGGGTGGGATTCTCTTTCTGCTTCTCTTTTATTTGGTTCAAGATACGCGATTCTTAGGATTGGGGGTAGAAACTATTGTTGATTCCTTTCATACCTCGCAAACCTACC
The window above is part of the Myroides odoratus DSM 2801 genome. Proteins encoded here:
- a CDS encoding PUR family DNA/RNA-binding protein produces the protein MRDNEMLEKEEIFSKVLRAGRRTYFFDVRATKADDYYITVTESKKFTEDDGSFHFKKHKIYLYKEDFAAFKDILDEMTEYVVNHKGEEVISERHQKDFKKEYQKEDDDSVNSFTDVEFDDI
- a CDS encoding chloride channel protein; this encodes MNTSKKIKDFLFHSPNKPFVWVVLSLLIGSLIGSASALFLFVLEYVTTVRQANPLFLFGLPVGGFFIGCLYYYFGGNANKGNNLLIQEYHHPVAKIPFKMAPFVLVGTWVTHLFGGSAGREGTAVQMGGAIADQFTKLFKLGATDRQAMLLMGIAGGFASVFGTPLAGTVFALELMVVGRNKYTYILPLLLTSIVSHYVCLAWGITHTVYTVDWVPTLELYTLLKVSTAGVLFGLTAILFVKSTDTISHFASKYISYPPLRPFLGGILFLLLFYLVQDTRFLGLGVETIVDSFHTSQTYHVFLLKIVFTALTLGAGFKGGEVTPLFFIGATLGSFLALYLQLPIGFVASLGFVAVFAGATKTPLACIFMATELFGSETLIYTALCCLIAYFISGKHSIYKFQLYL